A single region of the Manihot esculenta cultivar AM560-2 chromosome 12, M.esculenta_v8, whole genome shotgun sequence genome encodes:
- the LOC110627350 gene encoding triacylglycerol lipase 2 gives MANTLTTPILVVILLSLSGITAAARTKLHLITRQDVSLLSPNNTDSLCNSMVETQGYICQEHKVTSEDGYILSLQRMPAGRSGKLADNPPVLLQHGLSSDGATWLSNSPDESLAFILADNGYDVWIANTRGSRFSRGHTSLTPYDPAYWDWTWDELAAHDLPAMFQYVHQQTGQKLHYVGHSQGTLTALAVLSQEKLPNMLRSAALLSPIAYLNQITSLLSKAAADAFLVEEIYWLGLREFDPQGQATSKLLEYICSEPGVDCTNLWTAVTGANCCLNSSNILDNLSQPTATKNMIHLSQMIRTGNIAMYDYGNEEDNMEHYNESTPPVYNMESIPKDFPLFLSYGVKDSLSDPADVGVLLQNLKDHDADKLTVLSVEDYAHLDFVFGVNANNVVYHPVMAFFNRN, from the exons ATGGCTAATACTTTAACCACTCCAATTCTGGTGGTGATTCTGTTAAGCCTCTCAGGAATTACAGCAGCAGCAAGAACAAAGCTGCATTTGATCACTAGACAGGATGTGTCTTTGTTATCACCAAATAATACTGATAGTCTCTGCAATTCCATGGTGGAGACACAAGGATATATTTGCCAAGAACATAAA GTAACATCAGAAGATGGTTATATTCTTAGCCTTCAGAGAATGCCTGCCGGGCGGTCCGGCAAGTTAGCAGACAATCCACCAGTCTTGCTGCAACATGGTTTAAGCTCG GATGGTGCAACATGGCTATCCAATTCTCCTGATGAATCTCTGGCTTTCATATTAGCAGACAATGGATACGATGTGTGGATTGCTAATACCCGTGGAAGTAGATTCAGCCGCGGACACACCTCTCTTACTCCCTATGATCCG GCTTATTGGGACTGGACATGGGATGAATTAGCTGCTCATGATCTTCCTGCCATGTTCCAGTATGTGCATCAACAGACAGGGCAGAAACTTCACTATGTTGGCCATTC GCAGGGAACTTTAACTGCTTTGGCTGTCCTTTCACAAGAAAAGTTACCGAACATGTTAAGATCAGCAGCTTTGCTTAGCCCCATTGCTTATCTTAATCAGATTACATCACTACTCAGCAAAGCAGCTGCTGATGCATTTTTGGTTGAG GAAATTTACTGGTTAGGGCTGCGGGAATTTGATCCACAAGG TCAGGCTACTTCCAAGCTTCTTGAATATATCTGCAGTGAGCCTGGTGTGGactgcacaaacttatggaccGCTGTCACTG GCGCAAATTGCTGTCTAAATTCTTCAAATATTCTAGATAACCTGTCTCAACCAACAGCTACAAAGAACATGATTCACTTATCTCAAA TGATTAGGACGGGAAACATAGCAATGTACGATTATGGTAATGAAGAAGACAACATGGAGCACTATAACGAAAGCACTCCTCCTGTGTACAACATGGAAAGCATCCCAAAAGACTTTCCTCTCTTCCTTAGCTATGGAGTGAAGGACTCACTTTCTGATCCAGCGGACGTGGGAGTTCTACTGCAGAACCTTAAAGATCACGATGCAGACAAGCTCACTGTACTGTCCGTGGAGGATTATGCTCATCTTGATTTTGTTTTTGGTGTCAATGCTAATAATGTTGTCTACCATCCTGTAATGGCTTTCTTCAACCGCAACTGA
- the LOC110627346 gene encoding triacylglycerol lipase 2, whose protein sequence is MANTLTTSILVVILLSFSGITAAARTKLHFMTRQDVSLLSPNDNGLCKSMVEPQGYICQEHKVTTEDGYILSLQRMPAGLSGKSADNPPVLLQHGLLADGITWLYNSPSESLPFILADNGYDVWIANTRGTRFSRGHTSLSPNDPAYWEWTWDELAAYDLPAMVQYVQQQTGQKLHYVGHSLGTLIAMAALSQGKLLNMLRSAALLSPIAHLNHITSLLTKVAADLFSAEDLYWLGLREFVPQGQAAAKLIEDICSKHGVNCLNLVQALTGPNCCLNSSKTKSFLDNTPQSSSTKNMIHLAQMIRTGTIAMYDYGNEEDNLKHYNQSTPPVYNMKSIPKDFPLFLSYGEKDSLSDPTDVGVLLQNLKDHDADKLTALPIQDYAHLDFVVGVNANNLVYHSIMVFFQGN, encoded by the exons ATGGCTAATACTTTAACTACTTCAATTCTGGTGGTGATCCTCTTAAGCTTCTCAGGAATTACAGCAGCAGCAAGAACAAAGCTGCACTTTATGACCAGACAGGATGTGTCTTTGTTATCACCAAATGATAATGGTCTCTGCAAATCCATGGTGGAGCCACAGGGATATATTTGCCAAGAACATAAA GTAACTACAGAAGATGGTTATATTCTTAGCCTTCAGAGAATGCCTGCCGGGCTGTCCGGCAAGTCAGCAGACAATCCACCAGTTTTGCTGCAACATGGGTTGTTGGCA GATGGTATAACATGGCTATACAATTCTCCTAGTGAATCTCTGCCTTTCATATTAGCAGACAATGGATACGATGTGTGGATTGCTAATACCCGTGGGACTAGATTTAGCCGCGGACACACCTCTCTTAGTCCTAATGATCCA GCTTATTGGGAATGGACATGGGATGAATTAGCTGCTTATGATCTTCCTGCCATGGTCCAGTATGTGCAGCAACAGACAGGGCAGAAACTTCACTATGTTGGCCATTCCTTG GGAACTTTAATTGCTATGGCTGCCCTTTCACAAGGAAAGTTACTGAACATGTTAAGATCAGCAGCTTTGCTTAGCCCAATTGCTCATCTTAATCATATTACATCACTACTCACCAAAGTAGCTGCTGATCTATTTTCAGCTGAG GACTTGTACTGGTTAGGCCTGCGGGAATTTGTTCCACAAGG GCAGGCTGCTGCCAAGCTTATTGAAGATATATGCAGTAAGCATGGTGTGAACTGCTTAAACTTAGTGCAAGCTTTAACTG GCCCAAATTGCTGTCTAAATTCTTCAAAAACCAAAAGTTTTCTAGACAACACACCTCAATCATCATCTACAAAGAACATGATTCACTTAGCTCAAA tgATTAGGACAGGGACCATAGCAATGTACGATTATGGTAATGAAGAAGACAACCTGAAGCACTATAACCAAAGCACTCCTCCTGTCTACAATATGAAAAGCATCCCAAAGGACTTTCCTCTCTTCCTTAGCTATGGAGAGAAGGACTCCCTTTCTGATCCAACGGACGTGGGAGTTCTACTGCAGAACCTTAAAGATCACGATGCAGACAAGCTCACTGCACTGCCCATACAGGATTATGCTCATCTAGATTTTGTTGTAGGTGTCAATGCTAATAATCTTGTCTACCATTCTATAATGGTTTTCTTCCAGGGCAACTGA